From a region of the Helianthus annuus cultivar XRQ/B chromosome 5, HanXRQr2.0-SUNRISE, whole genome shotgun sequence genome:
- the LOC110943807 gene encoding uncharacterized protein LOC110943807, whose translation MAESYGNQRNRKYVITNRHHFEVEVFNTVLDMQLQELGSRFSEVSTSLIENMSGLNPCNSFAKFDIFKIVKFSEMYPNDFNKEERGCLAGDLSTFYHTLKEDDKFANLTGLSDLAHVMVETGKNETFPLVYRTLKLALVLSVATATVERCF comes from the coding sequence ATGGCGGAAAGTTATGGTAATCAAAGAAACCGAAAGTATGTCATTACTAACCGACATCATTTTGAAGTTGAGGTTTTTAATACGGTTTTGGATATGCAACTTCAAGAACTTGGAAGCCGATTTAGTGAGGTCTCAACTAGTTTGATAGAAAATATGTCGGGTTTAAATCCTTGTAATTCATTTGCTAAATTTGACATATTTAAGATAGTGAAGTTTTCTGAGATGTATCCGAATGACTTTAATAAAGAAGAAAGAGGGTGTCTTGCGGGTGATCTTTCGACATTTTATCACACTTTAAAGGAAGATGATAAATTTGCAAATTTGACTGGATTGAGTGACCTTGCTCATGTAATGGTGGAAACCGGAAAAAATGAAACTTTTCCTTTGGTTTATCGAACATTGAAGCTAGCACTGGTTTTATcggttgcaaccgcaaccgttgaaagatgtttctAA
- the LOC110943806 gene encoding uncharacterized protein LOC110943806 produces the protein MGVISSTSDRSVGVVLLVDRQSVQTPVYFVSRTLTDPETRYAIMEKLVLTLIHASRRLRRYFANHVIHVLTNYNIGNILARPEISGRLAKWAIELGGHNVVFRPRPTIKGQVLADFMTEVPDDKDRECKAMEKAEKQQVEEPWLLYTDGASNEDGAGAGLRLVSPDKHEFTYAIRLDFKSTNNEAEYETFLAGLRLAIKMGVKHIEAHVDSMLMAGQINGQYEAKGDVMALYLGQAKTLLQTFYSYKVHHINRSENKPADALSKLASTSFQHLAKDVRIEVLSNPSVPLREVSVIQTGTTSWMTPIIMYLQSRILPENKAEARKIQYKAEHYQMADGILYRKAYLGPLLRCVDAEDANYLIREVHEGICGIHAGPRMVVAKVMNAGYYWPGMHLDAVKELRKFSGCQRHAPKTMRPKNESVPVTTAWPFQ, from the coding sequence ATGGGGGTTATTTCTTCTACATCCGATAGATCAGTTGGAGTAGTGTTACTGGTTGATCGACAAAGTGTCCAAACACCAGTCTACTTTGTGTCACGAACATTAACCGACCCAGAAACCCGGTACGCCATCATGGAGAAACTAGTACTCACATTAATCCACGCATCAAGACGGCTGCGCAGGTACTTTGCCAACCATGTTATCCATGTGTTAACAAATTACAATATTGGCAACATCCTCGCAAGGCCAGAGATTTCAGGGAGACTAGCCAAATGGGCGATAGAACTCGGAGGTCACAATGTGGTTTTCAGACCAAGACCAACAATCAAAGGCCAAGTCTTGGCAGACTTCATGACAGAAGTTCCGGACGATAAGGATCGAGAATGTAAAGCAATGGAAAAGGCTGAGAAACAGCAAGTAGAAGAACCGTGGTTGTTATACACAGATGGCGCATCTAACGAAGACGGCGCAGGAGCAGGGCTTCGGCTGGTAAGCCCCGACAAACATGAGTTCACGTACGCGATACGTCTAGACTTCAAGAGTACGAACAATGAAGCCGAATATGAAACTTTTCTTGCTGGATTAAGATTAGCAATCAAAATGGGAGTCAAACATATCGAAGCGCATGTGGATTCCATGTTAATGGCCGGACAAATCAACGGCCAATACGAAGCCAAGGGAGATGTCATGGCGCTCTATCTAGGCCAAGCAAAAACGTTGCTACAAACCTTCTACTCCTACAAGGTGCatcacataaacagaagcgagaacaaaCCAGCAGACGCGCTGAGTAAACTCGCATCTACAAGTTTTCAACACCTAGCAAAGGATGTGCGCATAGAAGTTTTAAGCAACCCATCCGTTCCACTTAGAGAAGTAAGCGTCATCCAGACAGGGACAACGTCTTGGATGACTCCGATAATCATGTACCTTCAATCACGGATACTCCCTGAGAACAAAGCTGAGGCGCGGAAGATCCAGTACAAAGCCGAGCACTATCAGATGGCTGATGGAATATTATACCGAAAGGCATACCTTGGCCCATTGTTGAGATGCGTCGACGCAGAAGACGCAAACTATTTGATTAGAGAGGTGCATGAAGGAATCTGTGGTATACACGCCGGGCCAAGAATGGTAGTGGCAAAAGTGATGAACgccgggtactactggcccgggatgcattTAGATGCGGTGAAAGAGCTGAGGAAATTCAGTGGATGCCAAAGACATGCTCCCAAGACGATGCGCCCCAAAAATGAATCGGTACCAGTCACAACCGCGTGGCCCTTTCAGTAG